One Clostridium estertheticum DNA segment encodes these proteins:
- a CDS encoding PTS transporter subunit EIIC, whose product MKDKIFDGMQKFSKAMIGPVLYLPIVGMLIALTAILTNTAFVTEGGAIWEIGKFFNGMLSPIMNNLSILFCVGIAMGMSKKKKADAAFVSIISYILFLGANSKWLELSGKLIKGNTAGVLYGTGQTIQLGFHVTDMGVFLGMILGILIALVHNKFVNTEFKSAMAPFGNSKFVFIIMIPVIAILSIGVTYIWPTIANGITSLTGFMSTAGALGVFVYGFLNRFLVPTGLHHLIWSPFLYSAVGDQMIINGQNVIGAKPVFLALLNDPTITTMRDSARFLNYGLVKTFGVIGVSLSFYFTAKKAKRTNLKAQLIPSTLTAVIAGITEPLEFTFIFAAPVLWFVYSVIDGLFQMLVYLFNVRVCATNGILDFLVLNLPAGISRTHWPIYVLIGLIEIAVIFIVFKFMIEKMNLKTPGREDDDTDTVIDLNENTVKIKQVMKTGNKNDQKIENANVDREKALAIIKGLGGKNNIVDVENCFSRLRVDVVDDSLIDEKILKTTGAAGVVKKGNNIQVVYGLSINKIRTIVDEALETKE is encoded by the coding sequence ATGAAAGATAAGATTTTCGATGGTATGCAAAAATTTTCGAAAGCTATGATTGGACCAGTCTTATACCTGCCTATTGTAGGTATGTTGATTGCGTTAACTGCTATTCTTACTAATACAGCATTTGTTACTGAGGGTGGAGCAATCTGGGAAATAGGAAAATTCTTTAATGGTATGTTGTCACCAATTATGAATAATTTAAGTATTCTGTTTTGTGTTGGAATTGCGATGGGTATGTCAAAAAAGAAAAAGGCAGACGCAGCATTTGTATCTATTATATCCTATATTTTGTTTTTAGGCGCTAATAGCAAATGGTTGGAATTGTCAGGCAAATTAATTAAGGGCAATACAGCAGGTGTTTTATATGGTACAGGTCAAACAATTCAGCTGGGATTCCATGTAACCGACATGGGGGTTTTTCTAGGAATGATTTTAGGAATTTTAATAGCTTTAGTACATAATAAATTTGTAAACACAGAATTTAAAAGTGCTATGGCTCCATTTGGTAACAGTAAATTTGTATTTATTATAATGATTCCAGTGATTGCAATACTAAGCATTGGAGTAACATATATTTGGCCAACTATAGCAAATGGAATTACTTCCCTTACAGGATTTATGAGTACAGCAGGGGCACTGGGAGTATTTGTTTATGGATTTTTAAATCGATTCTTAGTTCCAACTGGACTACACCATTTGATTTGGTCACCATTCTTATATTCTGCAGTAGGTGATCAGATGATTATTAATGGACAAAATGTAATTGGGGCTAAACCTGTATTTTTAGCATTACTCAATGATCCAACAATTACGACTATGCGAGATTCAGCAAGATTTTTGAATTATGGTTTGGTAAAAACTTTTGGAGTGATTGGTGTTTCTTTATCATTTTATTTCACTGCTAAGAAAGCAAAACGTACTAATTTAAAAGCACAGCTAATACCATCAACTTTAACTGCTGTAATTGCTGGTATTACAGAACCGCTAGAATTCACCTTTATTTTTGCAGCTCCAGTATTATGGTTTGTTTACTCAGTTATTGATGGATTATTCCAAATGTTAGTTTACTTATTTAATGTAAGAGTTTGTGCAACAAATGGTATTTTAGATTTTCTTGTTTTAAACCTTCCAGCAGGTATTAGTAGAACTCATTGGCCTATATATGTATTAATAGGATTGATTGAAATAGCTGTTATTTTTATAGTATTCAAATTTATGATTGAAAAAATGAATTTGAAAACACCTGGAAGGGAAGATGACGATACAGATACTGTAATTGATTTAAATGAAAATACTGTAAAAATTAAACAAGTTATGAAAACAGGTAACAAGAATGATCAAAAAATTGAGAATGCCAATGTTGATAGAGAAAAAGCGTTAGCAATTATTAAGGGATTAGGTGGTAAAAATAATATAGTAGATGTGGAAAATTGTTTTTCAAGACTTAGAGTAGATGTGGTTGATGATAGTTTAATTGATGAAAAAATATTGAAAACTACAGGAGCTGCTGGTGTTGTAAAGAAAGGAAATAATATTCAGGTTGTTTATGGACTTTCAATTAATAAGATTAGAACAATTGTAGATGAAGCTTTAGAAACAAAAGAATAG
- a CDS encoding 6-phospho-alpha-glucosidase: protein MKTFKLVIVGGGSTYTPGIVKSLLSKKEEFKLSELRLYDTNEERQNKVGVIVKKVVEMFDPDLKLILTTDPEEGFKDADFVFAQMRVGLYKMRELDEKIPLKYNVVGQETCGPGGLAYGLRTIFPMVEIIDFCEKYASPNYWIVNYSNPAAIVAKAMYKIRPNARILNICDMPVAIMRNMANILDCDRHEIEVDYFGLNHFGWFTKVRVNGEDKTEELMEYVAKHGYIPPDSRSDIRHNDASWLHTFDNARIIMNMFPKYLPNTYMQYYLLGDKIVKESDKNHTRANEVMEGREKKIFAAVDQYNSTGEIDLPQFFTGVHGEFIVEVAMSLAFDLRKRHLVMVENNGAIKNLPDDAMVEIPAYITKDGPEPIRVGEISTFYKGLTEQQEACERLVVEAAIEGSYEKALMAFTMNKTIPSAFVAKQILDEMIEANKEYWPELR, encoded by the coding sequence ATGAAAACCTTTAAATTAGTAATCGTAGGTGGTGGAAGTACTTATACACCAGGAATTGTTAAAAGCTTACTTTCAAAAAAAGAAGAATTCAAATTATCAGAGTTGAGATTATATGATACAAATGAAGAACGTCAGAATAAGGTTGGAGTAATAGTAAAAAAAGTTGTTGAAATGTTTGATCCGGATTTAAAGCTTATATTGACGACAGATCCAGAAGAAGGCTTTAAAGATGCTGATTTTGTTTTTGCTCAAATGCGTGTTGGACTTTACAAAATGAGAGAATTAGATGAGAAAATCCCATTGAAATATAATGTAGTGGGACAGGAAACATGTGGTCCAGGTGGGTTAGCATATGGACTAAGAACTATATTTCCTATGGTTGAAATAATTGATTTTTGTGAAAAATATGCTAGTCCAAATTATTGGATTGTCAATTATTCGAATCCGGCAGCTATTGTGGCAAAAGCTATGTATAAGATAAGGCCAAATGCAAGAATTCTGAATATCTGTGATATGCCGGTTGCCATTATGAGAAATATGGCTAATATTTTAGACTGTGATAGACATGAAATTGAAGTGGATTATTTTGGCTTAAATCATTTCGGATGGTTTACGAAAGTTCGAGTAAATGGGGAAGATAAAACAGAGGAATTAATGGAATACGTAGCAAAGCATGGTTATATTCCTCCAGATTCAAGAAGTGATATAAGACATAATGATGCATCATGGCTACATACATTTGATAATGCCAGAATTATAATGAATATGTTCCCTAAATATCTCCCAAACACTTATATGCAGTATTATCTCTTAGGAGATAAGATAGTTAAAGAATCAGACAAAAACCATACTAGAGCCAATGAGGTTATGGAAGGAAGAGAGAAAAAAATCTTCGCAGCAGTGGATCAGTATAATTCTACTGGTGAAATTGATTTGCCACAATTCTTTACAGGAGTACATGGGGAATTTATTGTAGAAGTAGCTATGAGTTTAGCATTTGATTTAAGAAAGAGACATTTAGTTATGGTTGAAAATAATGGGGCGATTAAAAACCTACCAGATGATGCCATGGTAGAAATACCTGCTTATATTACTAAAGATGGTCCAGAACCAATACGTGTAGGAGAAATATCAACTTTCTATAAAGGGTTAACTGAACAGCAGGAAGCTTGTGAAAGATTAGTTGTTGAAGCGGCAATTGAAGGTTCCTATGAAAAAGCACTTATGGCATTTACTATGAATAAAACAATTCCATCCGCTTTTGTAGCCAAACAAATTTTAGATGAAATGATTGAAGCTAATAAAGAATACTGGCCAGAATTAAGATAA
- a CDS encoding TetR/AcrR family transcriptional regulator → MPKISEEKWEGKKDEIIKVAFELFFSKGYSCVSVNDIIKEAKISKGGFYTYFRSKQEVFAAIVKRSDDKKTDIIKQIPKEMTATEKISAYIHARLNSFLEEENRKWAKFAIEFWSSVNGDVELELMANERFNIFFSDIESILREGIETGEFSDLIDINSFIYLMMSTIDGIALMASVMKQPLTEEKILVSIDVLLNYLITFQKKSCEM, encoded by the coding sequence ATGCCAAAGATAAGTGAAGAAAAATGGGAAGGAAAAAAGGATGAAATTATAAAGGTAGCCTTTGAGTTGTTTTTTTCAAAGGGTTATTCCTGTGTTTCTGTTAATGACATTATTAAAGAAGCTAAAATTAGTAAAGGAGGTTTTTATACTTATTTTAGAAGCAAACAAGAGGTGTTTGCAGCTATAGTAAAAAGATCAGATGACAAAAAAACTGATATAATAAAACAAATACCCAAGGAAATGACAGCTACTGAAAAAATAAGTGCCTATATCCATGCAAGATTGAATAGTTTTTTAGAGGAAGAAAATAGAAAATGGGCAAAGTTTGCTATTGAATTTTGGTCATCAGTTAATGGAGATGTAGAATTGGAGCTAATGGCTAATGAAAGGTTTAACATATTCTTTAGTGATATTGAGTCAATCCTTAGAGAAGGTATAGAAACTGGTGAGTTTTCTGACTTGATAGATATTAATTCATTTATTTATTTAATGATGTCAACAATTGATGGAATTGCTCTTATGGCCTCTGTAATGAAACAACCACTTACAGAAGAAAAAATATTAGTTTCTATAGATGTGCTATTAAATTATTTAATTACATTTCAAAAGAAAAGTTGTGAAATGTAA
- a CDS encoding GNAT family N-acetyltransferase, with protein sequence MITYKCCIDVDRRVIFQTFLDGFSDYIIKFETTESLFFERFFGAEGNNLEYSFIAMEEGRGIGIILGGIREFDGLRTMRCGTMCVSPLFRNKGIASQLLKLHKKKAIEENCKQLFLEVIASNNNAINFYESNGYFKVYDLIYYSTEKFDWLENVTTDSIEDISIEELRAFRNSFSELHINWQNEID encoded by the coding sequence ATGATAACGTATAAATGTTGTATTGATGTTGATAGAAGAGTAATTTTTCAAACATTTCTTGATGGTTTTTCTGACTATATAATTAAATTTGAAACAACAGAAAGTCTTTTCTTTGAAAGGTTTTTCGGTGCAGAAGGAAATAACTTAGAATACTCTTTTATTGCAATGGAAGAAGGTAGAGGGATTGGTATAATTTTAGGCGGAATAAGAGAATTTGATGGATTAAGAACTATGCGTTGTGGGACGATGTGTGTATCTCCACTTTTTAGAAATAAAGGTATCGCATCCCAATTGTTAAAACTTCATAAGAAGAAAGCAATAGAAGAAAATTGCAAACAATTATTTTTAGAGGTTATTGCCTCAAATAATAATGCTATTAATTTTTATGAGTCCAATGGGTATTTTAAAGTATATGATTTAATTTACTATTCTACTGAAAAATTTGACTGGCTTGAAAATGTAACAACAGATTCTATTGAAGACATAAGTATTGAAGAATTAAGAGCTTTTAGAAATTCTTTTTCAGAGCTTCATATTAATTGGCAAAACGAAATAGACTAA
- a CDS encoding GNAT family N-acetyltransferase: MAKRNRLITETKSKIFGYIYNNKLVGAISINNGAIQFLSIQKKYRNKGIAKSLIKRCVDLDNTKIRMSFSNNSSLELYLKKNNFKKEPITQYEMYSNFL, from the coding sequence TTGGCAAAACGAAATAGACTAATTACAGAAACTAAGTCAAAGATCTTTGGATATATTTATAATAATAAGCTAGTTGGTGCAATTAGTATAAATAATGGTGCAATTCAATTTTTGAGTATACAAAAAAAATACAGAAATAAAGGTATCGCTAAATCACTTATTAAAAGGTGTGTAGATCTGGATAATACTAAGATAAGGATGTCTTTCTCTAATAACAGTAGTTTGGAATTATATTTGAAAAAAAATAATTTTAAAAAAGAACCAATAACACAATATGAAATGTATTCAAATTTTTTATAA
- a CDS encoding TetR/AcrR family transcriptional regulator, translated as MILTDTVNKKSPMSEIAKEAGISKSLLFHYFKNKKEFYLYLYSNVFTLMREIAADETAVTETDFFEIFLQSSKFKCKLLKLHVYSFRFMMNTFYEDDEEVARDLIGKNSDATNNSIIALLGIIDKNKFKDELDIAQLINIIGWCVEGFWKEKFRSPHLNMDEIDSGYEKIIDFFRKSTYKEEYLK; from the coding sequence ATGATATTAACCGATACGGTCAATAAAAAATCTCCAATGTCGGAAATAGCCAAAGAAGCAGGTATTTCCAAATCTCTGTTATTTCATTATTTTAAGAATAAAAAGGAGTTTTATTTATACTTATATAGTAATGTATTTACTCTCATGAGAGAAATAGCAGCAGATGAAACTGCTGTTACAGAAACAGATTTTTTTGAAATATTCTTACAGTCCTCAAAATTTAAATGCAAGTTATTGAAACTGCACGTATATTCTTTCCGTTTTATGATGAACACCTTTTATGAAGATGATGAGGAAGTGGCAAGAGACCTAATTGGAAAAAATAGCGATGCGACCAATAATAGTATTATTGCTCTACTTGGAATAATAGATAAAAACAAATTTAAGGACGAATTAGACATAGCACAACTAATTAATATAATAGGCTGGTGTGTGGAAGGGTTTTGGAAGGAAAAGTTCCGCAGCCCTCACTTAAATATGGATGAAATTGATTCGGGGTATGAAAAAATTATAGATTTTTTTAGAAAAAGTACTTATAAGGAGGAATATTTGAAGTGA
- a CDS encoding ABC transporter ATP-binding protein: MNVIEIKQLTKDYGNKKGVFGLELSVKKGEVFGFLGPNGAGKTTTIRHLMGFIRPSTGECFINGMNCSTQSDIIQKSLGYLPGEIAFMDDMSGIQFIKFIAEMKGIKDFSRAEELINMFNLEPNGRIKKMSKGMKQKVGIVCAFMHNPDILILDEPTSGLDPLMQNKFLELILSEKAKGNTIFMSSHNFDEIERTCDRTAIIKEGYLVAVEDMKILSQAKRKSYIITFLTEEMASSFADEGFKVRESKGNQVTVSVMGNIMPLIRALNKYEVIQLDVKTQSLEELFMHYYGGENND, encoded by the coding sequence GTGAATGTTATTGAAATCAAACAATTAACCAAAGATTACGGTAATAAAAAAGGAGTATTTGGTTTAGAGCTTTCAGTAAAAAAGGGGGAGGTATTTGGATTCTTAGGACCAAATGGAGCAGGAAAAACCACCACCATAAGACACCTAATGGGTTTTATTCGTCCAAGCACAGGTGAATGTTTTATTAATGGCATGAACTGCAGCACGCAAAGCGATATAATTCAGAAAAGCCTTGGATATCTTCCTGGGGAAATTGCTTTTATGGATGACATGAGTGGGATTCAGTTTATTAAATTTATTGCAGAAATGAAAGGTATCAAAGATTTTAGCCGTGCCGAGGAGCTAATTAATATGTTTAATTTAGAGCCAAATGGCCGAATTAAAAAAATGTCTAAGGGTATGAAGCAAAAGGTTGGAATTGTATGTGCCTTTATGCATAATCCGGATATTTTAATTCTTGATGAACCTACCAGTGGACTTGACCCCTTAATGCAAAATAAATTCCTTGAGCTTATATTATCAGAAAAAGCAAAAGGTAACACAATCTTTATGTCCTCACATAATTTTGATGAGATTGAACGAACCTGTGACCGCACAGCCATTATCAAGGAGGGTTATTTGGTTGCCGTTGAGGATATGAAAATACTGTCACAAGCAAAACGAAAATCCTATATTATTACATTTTTAACAGAGGAAATGGCTTCAAGCTTTGCGGATGAGGGCTTTAAGGTAAGAGAAAGCAAAGGAAATCAGGTAACTGTGTCTGTTATGGGGAATATAATGCCGCTAATACGTGCTTTAAATAAGTATGAAGTTATCCAACTTGATGTTAAGACACAGTCCCTTGAAGAGCTATTCATGCACTATTATGGAGGTGAAAACAATGATTAG
- a CDS encoding ABC transporter permease subunit: MISLTLFKREMKANNKLLIIFIYILTIYILSIVYMFNPNSSNAFDDIIKSMPGIMKAFGFVASGNTLIGFIATDLYGMILLMFPVIFSIILGNKLIAGYVDRGSMAYLLATPNKRVKLALTQALCLWVSIGLLITYATVAIIISSSIMHPGLLEIGKLVLMNVVIYFLHIAISGICFFASCISNDTKRSFTIGAGIPIAFFLIQMLANMGGKLENLKYFTLFTLFNANDIIAGKNVVFPVIILAIVGIALYGIGIYIFSKRDLPV; this comes from the coding sequence ATGATTAGTTTGACTTTATTTAAGCGGGAAATGAAAGCTAATAATAAGCTGCTTATAATTTTTATTTATATATTAACTATATATATTTTGAGTATTGTGTACATGTTTAACCCTAATAGTAGCAATGCCTTTGATGATATAATTAAATCAATGCCAGGTATAATGAAAGCTTTTGGTTTTGTTGCTAGTGGCAATACTCTTATCGGGTTTATAGCTACGGATTTATATGGTATGATACTTTTAATGTTTCCAGTAATATTTTCTATAATTCTTGGAAATAAGCTGATAGCAGGTTATGTGGATCGTGGCTCTATGGCATACCTTTTAGCTACTCCAAATAAAAGAGTAAAGCTTGCATTGACACAGGCATTATGTCTGTGGGTGAGTATTGGTCTATTGATTACTTATGCAACAGTTGCAATTATAATTTCTTCATCAATAATGCATCCAGGATTGCTTGAAATTGGAAAGTTAGTCCTGATGAACGTAGTTATATATTTTCTTCACATAGCTATAAGTGGAATATGCTTTTTTGCTTCCTGTATCAGTAATGATACTAAGCGTTCCTTTACCATCGGCGCAGGAATACCAATTGCTTTCTTTCTAATACAGATGCTAGCAAATATGGGCGGAAAGCTAGAGAATCTGAAATATTTCACACTATTTACTCTATTTAATGCAAATGATATTATTGCTGGCAAAAATGTAGTTTTCCCGGTAATCATATTAGCAATAGTGGGAATTGCATTATATGGTATAGGTATATATATTTTTTCGAAAAGAGATTTACCAGTTTAA
- a CDS encoding response regulator transcription factor, with protein sequence MYKILVIEDEEKIRDIIKESLRKWGFEAYAVNNFNNVFEEFVQINPQLVLMDVNLPAFDGFYWCNKIRSVSKVPVIFLSSRSTNMDVIMAVNMGADDYITKPFSMDILMAKINAILRRTYSYGDTSMDTIDYKGAVLSLRDNTIYFDEKSIELTKNEFKILYILMKKHETIVSREDIMQELWQDENFIDDNTLTVNINRLRKKLKEIGLIDFIKTIINQGYVIK encoded by the coding sequence ATGTATAAAATATTGGTAATTGAAGATGAAGAGAAAATTAGAGATATAATAAAAGAATCCCTCCGTAAATGGGGTTTCGAAGCCTATGCAGTTAATAACTTCAATAATGTATTTGAAGAATTTGTGCAGATAAATCCACAGCTTGTACTAATGGATGTAAATCTGCCTGCTTTTGATGGTTTTTATTGGTGCAATAAGATTAGAAGTGTTTCTAAGGTACCCGTCATCTTTTTATCTTCTAGAAGTACAAATATGGATGTTATTATGGCAGTGAATATGGGCGCGGATGATTACATTACAAAACCTTTTTCCATGGATATACTTATGGCAAAAATAAATGCGATTTTACGTAGAACTTATTCTTATGGAGATACAAGTATGGATACCATTGATTATAAAGGAGCTGTGCTATCATTAAGGGATAATACCATTTATTTCGACGAAAAATCAATTGAACTAACTAAAAATGAATTTAAAATATTATATATATTAATGAAAAAACATGAAACCATAGTAAGCCGCGAGGATATAATGCAAGAGCTTTGGCAGGATGAAAACTTCATCGATGACAATACACTAACAGTTAATATAAACAGGCTGAGAAAAAAGCTAAAGGAAATTGGCCTTATAGATTTTATTAAGACTATTATAAATCAAGGGTATGTTATTAAATGA
- a CDS encoding sensor histidine kinase, translating to MSFIKYLKENLKLLVFYILLMAFILLTICFDRKNRVLTSNVLYIIFVSFFMLIIYISIDYYAKSQHIKKLLLVKASEDKTPILPRPIDYKDEIYAEIIQMLYEDFLKVTKAMERDFKENSEFMTTWVHEIKTPITTSKLLLESGDSVSSSLKEELEKIEDYVEKVLYYSRSNNFSEDYILSEVNINKLIKDSIKKHSIIFIKKHIKLINKVPETLIIDTDKKWLLFIIDQLLSNSLKYTSNGGSIIFKHIEVEKEVLLIVEDTGVGIKSEDINRLFKKSFTGFNGRNENTKASGMGLYLSQKIAKKLGHYITLESEYGKGTKVIIHFLKWNNYYEVTKM from the coding sequence ATGAGTTTTATTAAATATTTAAAGGAAAATCTTAAACTCTTAGTATTTTATATTCTGCTCATGGCTTTTATTTTATTAACTATATGTTTTGACAGAAAAAACCGCGTACTTACTTCTAATGTTCTTTATATTATATTTGTTTCTTTTTTCATGTTAATAATTTATATTAGTATAGATTATTATGCAAAGTCTCAGCATATTAAAAAGCTTTTACTGGTTAAAGCTTCAGAAGATAAAACTCCGATTCTGCCTAGGCCAATAGATTACAAAGATGAAATATATGCTGAAATAATTCAGATGCTTTATGAAGATTTCCTGAAGGTCACAAAGGCTATGGAAAGGGATTTCAAAGAAAATTCAGAGTTTATGACAACTTGGGTTCATGAAATTAAAACTCCAATTACCACATCAAAGCTATTGCTTGAGAGCGGCGACTCTGTCTCTTCCTCCTTAAAAGAAGAACTTGAAAAGATTGAAGATTATGTTGAAAAGGTACTTTATTATTCAAGAAGTAATAATTTTTCTGAGGATTATATTCTTTCAGAAGTAAATATCAACAAATTAATTAAAGATAGTATTAAAAAACATTCAATTATATTTATAAAAAAACATATTAAATTGATAAATAAAGTCCCTGAAACCCTTATTATAGATACGGATAAAAAGTGGTTGCTTTTCATAATTGATCAGCTCCTATCAAACTCATTAAAATATACTAGTAATGGTGGAAGCATAATATTTAAACATATTGAAGTTGAAAAAGAAGTTTTATTAATAGTAGAAGATACTGGAGTAGGCATTAAAAGTGAAGATATAAATAGATTGTTTAAAAAGTCTTTTACAGGTTTTAATGGAAGAAACGAAAACACAAAAGCCAGTGGAATGGGACTATACCTTTCACAAAAGATTGCTAAAAAACTTGGTCACTATATTACCCTAGAGTCAGAATATGGTAAAGGCACTAAAGTAATTATTCATTTTTTAAAATGGAATAATTATTATGAGGTTACAAAAATGTAA
- a CDS encoding ABC transporter ATP-binding protein: MTEVLKIENLRKVYVSKFGGVKYTALDDINLKVENGEFVAIMGPSGSGKTTFLNVISTIDKPTSGSVLIHGDDITKLKDPNLSKFRREKLGFIFQDFNLLDTMTLKENIVLPLALAKTPYKIIKTKLQDISIKLGISDILSKYPYEVSGGQKQRAAAARAMITEPSMVLADEPTGALDSKSSKELLGLLENLNDKNKATILMVTHDAFAASYCKRIIFIKDGKLFNEIYKGDKSRKDFYQNILKILSVIGGGADDLN; encoded by the coding sequence ATGACAGAAGTATTAAAGATAGAAAATCTAAGAAAAGTTTACGTATCAAAATTTGGTGGTGTAAAATATACAGCACTTGATGATATAAATTTGAAAGTAGAAAATGGTGAATTTGTAGCAATAATGGGACCATCTGGTTCAGGAAAAACAACCTTTTTAAATGTAATATCAACTATTGATAAACCAACCTCAGGAAGTGTTTTAATCCATGGTGATGACATAACCAAGCTAAAGGATCCAAATTTGTCTAAATTTAGAAGAGAAAAACTTGGATTTATATTCCAAGACTTTAATTTGCTTGATACTATGACTCTAAAGGAAAATATTGTACTACCTTTAGCTCTTGCAAAAACTCCTTATAAAATTATAAAGACAAAGTTACAAGACATAAGCATTAAGCTTGGCATTAGTGACATATTAAGCAAATATCCTTATGAGGTATCAGGAGGACAAAAGCAAAGAGCAGCTGCTGCAAGAGCAATGATTACTGAGCCTTCTATGGTGCTAGCAGATGAACCTACAGGCGCTTTAGATTCCAAATCCTCCAAAGAATTGCTCGGCTTACTTGAGAATTTAAATGATAAAAATAAAGCTACAATTCTTATGGTTACTCATGATGCTTTTGCAGCATCTTATTGTAAGAGAATTATATTTATTAAAGATGGTAAACTGTTTAATGAAATTTATAAAGGGGATAAATCAAGGAAGGATTTCTATCAAAATATATTAAAGATTCTTTCAGTCATAGGAGGTGGTGCAGATGACCTTAATTAG